In one Denitratisoma sp. genomic region, the following are encoded:
- a CDS encoding TfoX/Sxy family protein, translating into MAYDEGLAERLRELCSDNPGITEKKMFGGLCLLARGHMFVGIVGEALMARVGPANYEKALRRPHARPMDFTGRPMKGYVFVDPPGYEEDRDLKRWVAESLKFVGTLPDK; encoded by the coding sequence ATGGCCTACGACGAAGGCTTGGCCGAGCGCCTGCGCGAACTCTGTTCCGACAACCCCGGCATCACTGAAAAGAAGATGTTCGGCGGGCTGTGCCTGCTCGCGCGCGGCCACATGTTCGTCGGCATCGTCGGCGAGGCGCTGATGGCGCGCGTCGGCCCGGCGAACTACGAGAAGGCGCTGCGCCGGCCGCATGCGCGGCCGATGGACTTCACCGGCCGGCCGATGAAGGGCTACGTGTTCGTCGACCCGCCCGGCTACGAGGAGGACCGCGATTTGAAGCGGTGGGTGGCGGAAAGTTTGAAGTTCGTCGGGACGCTGCCGGACAAATGA
- a CDS encoding DsrE family protein: MIGKLAILVWSLSPERPELAASPFVYAATACAMDCEVEIHFAGTAVKLLAPGVAEAMHPSAGRERSIYDFMRDAAEQGAAFYGCQMALRAHGLVDCPLIPEYSGAAGAAAFVARTLDPEWRTMIF, translated from the coding sequence ATGATCGGCAAGCTCGCCATCCTCGTCTGGTCGCTCTCGCCCGAGCGGCCCGAGCTCGCCGCCTCGCCCTTCGTGTACGCCGCCACCGCCTGCGCCATGGACTGCGAGGTGGAGATCCATTTCGCCGGCACCGCGGTGAAGCTGCTCGCACCCGGCGTGGCGGAAGCCATGCACCCGAGCGCCGGCCGCGAGCGCTCGATTTACGATTTCATGCGCGATGCGGCAGAGCAGGGCGCTGCCTTCTACGGCTGCCAGATGGCGCTGCGCGCCCACGGCCTGGTCGATTGCCCACTCATCCCGGAGTATTCAGGCGCCGCGGGCGCCGCGGCCTTTGTTGCGCGCACCCTCGATCCGGAATGGCGCACCATGATTTTTTAA
- a CDS encoding cysteine hydrolase family protein, with protein MTTALVLIDLQNDYFPGGTMELVGAEAAVAQAARLLQAFRQQGQPVFHVQHIATRPGATFFLPGTPGAEIHNAVRPNEGEPVVVKHFPNSFRETGLLEALRAAGATKLMFAGMMTHMCVDSTVRAAVDLGFQCSLAADACATRDLQLGAQRIEAAAVQLAYLAGLNGLFARVRTADELCAEACSGD; from the coding sequence ATGACCACAGCCCTAGTACTCATCGACCTGCAAAACGACTACTTCCCCGGCGGCACGATGGAACTGGTTGGAGCGGAAGCCGCAGTCGCGCAGGCGGCGCGGCTGCTGCAGGCCTTTCGGCAGCAAGGGCAACCAGTCTTCCATGTCCAGCACATCGCCACGCGCCCCGGGGCGACCTTCTTTCTGCCCGGCACGCCGGGCGCCGAGATCCACAACGCGGTGCGGCCGAACGAGGGCGAGCCGGTGGTAGTGAAACATTTCCCGAACAGCTTCCGCGAGACGGGGCTGCTCGAGGCGCTGCGCGCGGCCGGGGCGACGAAGCTGATGTTCGCCGGCATGATGACGCACATGTGCGTGGATTCCACGGTGCGCGCGGCGGTCGACCTGGGCTTCCAGTGTTCGCTCGCGGCGGATGCCTGCGCCACGCGCGATCTGCAGTTGGGTGCGCAGCGCATCGAGGCCGCCGCCGTGCAGCTCGCCTACCTCGCCGGCCTGAACGGCCTGTTCGCCCGGGTGCGGACGGCCGACGAGCTGTGCGCCGAGGCGTGTTCCGGCGACTGA
- a CDS encoding superoxide dismutase family protein gives MKTTLILAAAAAVQLSACAGSSRSNSSAEALLGPTKGHTATGTVVFVQKGHDIEVTAHVAGLTPGAHGFHIHEKGDCSAPDGMSAGGHFNPTGQPHGHPHKGPHHAGDMPMLETDAYGNAKLIAVLPGLTFEGANGIVGKGVIVHAAPDDFKTQPTGNSGARMACGVIVKR, from the coding sequence ATGAAAACCACCCTGATCCTGGCCGCCGCCGCGGCCGTCCAGCTGTCAGCCTGCGCCGGCAGCTCGCGCAGCAACTCCTCGGCCGAAGCCCTGCTCGGCCCGACGAAGGGCCATACCGCCACCGGCACCGTCGTCTTCGTGCAGAAGGGCCACGACATCGAGGTGACGGCGCACGTCGCCGGCCTCACGCCCGGCGCGCACGGCTTCCACATCCACGAGAAGGGCGATTGCAGCGCGCCCGACGGCATGAGCGCCGGCGGCCACTTCAATCCGACCGGCCAGCCGCACGGCCACCCGCACAAAGGACCGCACCACGCCGGCGACATGCCGATGCTGGAGACCGATGCCTACGGCAATGCGAAGCTCATCGCCGTCCTGCCGGGACTGACTTTCGAGGGCGCCAACGGCATCGTCGGCAAGGGCGTCATCGTGCACGCCGCGCCCGACGACTTCAAGACCCAGCCCACCGGCAACTCCGGCGCGCGCATGGCCTGCGGGGTGATCGTCAAGCGCTAG
- a CDS encoding SDR family oxidoreductase, which produces MDRIILITGGSRGIGAATARLAAAEGYAVCIAYLRNSQAAEAVVREIAQDGGKAIAVSADVSAEADVVRLFERVDAELGRVTALVNNAGILEKHMRVDEMDAARLSRVLAANVTGSFICAREAVKRMSTRHGGSGGAIVNLSSVASTLGSPNEYVDYAASKGAIDTFTVGLAKEVAAEGIRVNAVRPGVIYTDIHADGGEPGRVDRVKSAVPMLRGGQPEEVAKAILWLLSDEASYSTGAILDVAGGR; this is translated from the coding sequence ATGGACAGGATCATTCTCATCACCGGCGGCAGCCGCGGCATCGGCGCCGCAACGGCGCGGCTGGCGGCGGCCGAGGGCTACGCGGTGTGCATTGCCTATCTGCGCAACAGCCAGGCGGCGGAGGCGGTCGTGCGGGAGATCGCACAGGACGGCGGGAAGGCGATTGCCGTGTCCGCTGACGTGAGCGCCGAAGCCGATGTAGTGCGGCTCTTCGAGCGGGTGGATGCGGAGCTGGGGCGCGTGACGGCGCTTGTGAACAACGCCGGCATCCTTGAGAAGCACATGCGCGTCGACGAGATGGACGCCGCGCGCCTGTCGCGCGTACTCGCCGCCAACGTGACCGGCAGCTTCATTTGCGCGCGCGAGGCGGTGAAGCGCATGTCGACGCGCCACGGCGGATCGGGCGGCGCAATCGTCAACCTCTCCTCCGTCGCCTCGACGCTGGGCTCGCCGAACGAGTACGTCGACTACGCGGCCTCGAAGGGCGCCATCGACACCTTCACCGTCGGCTTGGCCAAGGAGGTCGCCGCCGAGGGCATCCGCGTGAACGCCGTGCGGCCCGGCGTGATCTACACCGACATTCACGCCGACGGCGGCGAGCCGGGCCGGGTGGATCGGGTGAAGTCGGCCGTGCCCATGCTGCGCGGCGGACAGCCGGAAGAAGTGGCGAAGGCCATCCTGTGGCTGCTCTCCGACGAGGCCTCGTATTCGACGGGAGCGATCCTCGACGTGGCAGGTGGGAGATAA
- a CDS encoding TusE/DsrC/DsvC family sulfur relay protein: protein MNPTTERNSNRQGIADSRAFPHAPEDWSPGTAEEIARAEGIELSDDHWEAVRGLQEYFARHEGDPIISLRELHDALDERFHSRGGIKALYLMFPGGPIAQGCRIAGLKAPYLSKDLSFGSVS, encoded by the coding sequence ATGAACCCGACAACAGAGAGAAATTCAAACAGACAAGGCATTGCCGACAGCAGGGCTTTTCCCCATGCGCCGGAGGACTGGTCGCCAGGCACCGCCGAGGAAATCGCCCGCGCGGAAGGGATCGAACTGAGCGACGATCACTGGGAAGCCGTGCGCGGCCTGCAGGAATATTTCGCCCGGCACGAGGGCGACCCGATCATCTCCTTGCGCGAGCTGCATGACGCCCTGGACGAGCGCTTCCACTCGCGGGGCGGGATCAAGGCGCTCTACCTGATGTTTCCGGGCGGGCCCATCGCCCAGGGCTGCCGCATCGCCGGCCTGAAGGCGCCCTATCTTTCCAAGGACCTCAGCTTCGGCAGCGTGTCCTGA
- a CDS encoding dienelactone hydrolase family protein gives MKKNGFMLGLALLLLGVPGANALAQYGTPETLKAELKQGDDLSFPAEATELGTFTSLSNALLTPGGKGSGKLPALVVFHTCGGVKQHIRYWAEEALKEGYVVLVPDAMRGLKNDCGSPPQIANARLIKDALDAVAHLATLPYVDARRISILGFSKGALVATWAASSSVANALRPGVPPIASAVSVYGFCALAPTRKRPQGVQILQPDSDRPLLMLMGGKDNETPPASCLERLPRLKEAGAPVEWHLYPDATHGWDQSELHGFTKTAYNGERVTYLYDQAVTEDTRKRIFDFLARRAGN, from the coding sequence ATGAAGAAAAACGGTTTCATGCTTGGATTGGCTCTGCTCCTGCTGGGCGTGCCCGGCGCGAATGCGCTTGCCCAATACGGGACGCCGGAAACGCTGAAGGCCGAACTGAAGCAAGGCGACGACCTTTCCTTCCCGGCAGAGGCAACGGAACTGGGAACCTTTACCAGCCTGTCGAACGCCTTGCTCACGCCGGGCGGCAAGGGCTCCGGGAAACTGCCCGCACTCGTCGTCTTCCACACCTGCGGGGGCGTCAAGCAGCACATCCGTTATTGGGCGGAAGAGGCACTGAAGGAAGGCTACGTCGTACTGGTGCCGGATGCCATGCGCGGCCTCAAGAACGATTGCGGCTCGCCGCCGCAGATCGCGAATGCGCGCCTGATCAAGGATGCGCTCGACGCCGTTGCCCATCTCGCCACGCTGCCGTATGTCGACGCCAGGCGCATTTCCATCCTGGGCTTTTCGAAGGGCGCGCTGGTCGCCACCTGGGCCGCCAGTTCAAGCGTCGCGAATGCGCTGCGGCCGGGCGTGCCGCCGATCGCCTCGGCCGTTTCCGTTTACGGTTTCTGCGCCCTGGCGCCCACGCGCAAGCGGCCGCAAGGCGTGCAGATTCTCCAGCCCGACAGCGATCGCCCGCTGCTGATGCTCATGGGCGGCAAGGACAACGAAACGCCCCCGGCTTCATGCCTGGAGCGATTGCCCAGGCTCAAGGAAGCCGGCGCGCCGGTCGAATGGCACTTGTACCCGGATGCCACCCATGGCTGGGACCAGTCCGAGCTTCACGGCTTCACCAAGACCGCCTACAACGGTGAGCGCGTGACCTACCTGTACGACCAGGCCGTGACCGAAGACACGCGGAAGAGGATCTTCGATTTCCTGGCGAGGCGCGCAGGCAATTAG
- a CDS encoding GNAT family N-acetyltransferase — MIAPCSEAHIPAMFAVINDAARAYRGHVPEDCLHEPYMSEAELRGEIAAGVRFFGWFEDGELLGVMGMQDVQDVTLIRHAYVATRARRGGIGGKLLKHLLSLTDRPVLVGTWRAAAWAIDFYARHGFRLVDAAEKTALLRKYWTISERQNETSVVLAQDTLPKLRSLER, encoded by the coding sequence ATGATCGCGCCCTGCAGCGAAGCCCATATCCCCGCCATGTTCGCCGTCATCAACGACGCGGCGCGGGCCTATCGCGGCCATGTGCCGGAGGATTGCCTGCACGAGCCGTACATGTCCGAAGCCGAGCTGCGCGGCGAGATCGCCGCCGGCGTGCGCTTCTTCGGCTGGTTCGAGGACGGCGAACTGCTCGGCGTGATGGGCATGCAGGATGTGCAGGACGTGACGCTGATCCGCCATGCCTACGTCGCCACGCGCGCGCGGCGCGGCGGCATCGGCGGCAAATTGCTCAAGCACCTGCTGTCGCTGACCGACCGCCCGGTGCTGGTCGGCACCTGGCGCGCCGCCGCCTGGGCCATCGACTTCTACGCGCGCCACGGCTTCCGCCTCGTCGACGCGGCGGAGAAGACGGCGCTGCTGCGGAAATACTGGACGATCTCCGAGCGGCAGAACGAGACGTCGGTGGTGCTGGCTCAGGACACGCTGCCGAAGCTGAGGTCCTTGGAAAGATAG